A single genomic interval of Chitinophaga sp. 180180018-3 harbors:
- the metK gene encoding methionine adenosyltransferase: MPYLFTSESVSEGHPDKVADQISDALIDNFLAYDAKSKVACETLVTTGQVVLAGEVKSEAYLDVQDIAREVIRKIGYTKSEYMFEANSCGILSAIHEQSPDINQGVDRKSPEEQGAGDQGMMFGYATRETENYMPLALDLAHKLLLELAALRRENKDIKYLRPDAKSQVTIEYSDDNKPVRIDTIVISTQHDDFDADEKMLTKIKEDMINILIPRVKAQLKPELQQLFDGYDINHHINPTGKFVIGGPHGDTGLTGRKIIVDTYGGKGAHGGGAFSGKDPSKVDRSAAYATRHIAKNLVAAGVCDEVLVQVSYAIGVAKPCGVYVNTYNSAKVKLSDGEIAKKIEEIFDLRPYAIEQRLKLRNPIYSETAAYGHMGREPKVVTKVFNKGKKNEKAVEVELFTWEKLDYVDKVKKAFGL; this comes from the coding sequence ATGCCTTATTTATTTACATCTGAATCTGTTTCAGAAGGACATCCAGACAAAGTAGCCGATCAGATCTCTGACGCCCTGATTGATAATTTCCTGGCATATGATGCTAAATCTAAAGTAGCTTGCGAAACCCTGGTAACTACCGGTCAGGTTGTTTTAGCAGGTGAGGTAAAGTCAGAGGCTTATCTTGATGTGCAGGACATTGCCAGAGAGGTAATCCGTAAGATCGGATATACAAAGAGTGAATACATGTTCGAAGCAAATTCCTGCGGTATTCTTTCTGCTATTCATGAACAGTCTCCGGATATTAACCAGGGTGTAGACCGTAAATCTCCCGAAGAGCAGGGAGCAGGTGACCAGGGTATGATGTTTGGTTATGCTACCCGCGAAACAGAGAACTATATGCCGCTGGCACTCGACCTGGCGCATAAACTGTTACTGGAACTGGCTGCACTGCGTCGTGAGAACAAGGATATTAAGTACCTGCGTCCGGATGCAAAGTCACAGGTAACTATCGAATATTCTGATGATAACAAACCCGTGAGAATCGATACCATTGTGATTTCCACACAGCACGACGATTTCGATGCAGATGAGAAGATGCTGACAAAGATCAAGGAAGATATGATCAACATCCTGATCCCACGTGTGAAGGCACAGCTGAAACCCGAACTGCAACAGTTGTTCGATGGTTACGATATCAATCACCATATTAACCCTACCGGTAAATTCGTAATTGGGGGCCCTCATGGCGACACTGGTTTAACCGGCCGTAAGATCATCGTAGATACCTATGGTGGTAAAGGTGCACACGGTGGTGGTGCGTTTTCCGGTAAAGATCCTTCCAAGGTAGACCGTTCTGCAGCCTATGCTACCCGTCATATTGCAAAGAACCTGGTAGCAGCAGGTGTTTGTGATGAGGTGCTGGTACAGGTTTCCTATGCGATTGGTGTAGCTAAGCCTTGCGGTGTTTATGTAAATACTTATAACAGCGCCAAAGTAAAGCTCAGCGATGGTGAAATTGCAAAGAAAATTGAAGAGATCTTCGACCTGCGCCCTTATGCTATCGAGCAGCGTTTGAAGCTCCGTAACCCGATCTATAGCGAAACAGCAGCATATGGCCATATGGGTCGTGAACCTAAGGTGGTAACCAAAGTGTTCAACAAGGGAAAGAAGAACGAGAAAGCTGTAGAGGTAGAGCTCTTTACATGGGAGAAGCTCGACTATGTAGATAAAGTGAAGAAAGCTTTCGGATTATAG
- the ppk1 gene encoding polyphosphate kinase 1, which yields MIARDISWLSFNARVLQEAADVTVPLIERIRFLGIFSNNLDEFFRVRVATLKRMMSFGKSAKMHLEENPDKILDEIQARVIEQQREFDQVWKDIEKEMEAQHIFLRTEKQLNREQQKFVQNYFNEQVRTNIIPLMIESIQQFPILRDKSIYLAIVLARQDNSVRQKFALIEIPANVLPRFIILPSKPGEHDLILLEDLIRFCLPNIFYYFGYDKFSAHIIKVTRDAELDIDNDISDSLIHQIEKGLKDRRKGKPVRFVYDKEIDPLLLEYLMRRQGLSGKDNLIPGARIHNFKDFMDFPESIFPPHTHRKTFIHPLFMNAPSVMHVIQRQDVMLHFPYHSFDTIIDLLREAAIDPNVSSIKITAYRLARNSKIINALINAVRNGKQVTVVLELRARFDEAANLDWKSRLEEEGVKVLLGIPNMKIHAKLCVIKKRIGTKTIQCGFISTGNLNERTARVYGDHCLLTANRAIIADINRIFAYLESPRQDIKILQGCKTMPVSPLNMRDTFMRLIDREIKNARHKKKAAITIKMNSLSDAALIGKLYEAAKAGVDIKMVIRGICCAYTENKKWKKNITAVSIVDEYLEHARVFIFHHGGQEKVFIASCDWMIRNLDHRVEAAVLITDPAIRQELKDIMDIQLSGNVKARVLDNEQKNEYRRDGDKKIRTQVEIYRYLHEKQYQ from the coding sequence ATGATTGCCAGGGACATCAGCTGGCTTTCCTTTAACGCAAGGGTGCTACAGGAAGCAGCCGATGTTACAGTACCTCTTATTGAAAGGATCCGGTTCCTGGGTATCTTCTCCAATAACCTCGACGAATTTTTCAGGGTAAGAGTAGCTACCCTCAAGCGAATGATGTCGTTTGGCAAATCCGCTAAAATGCACCTCGAAGAAAATCCGGATAAGATACTGGATGAAATACAGGCGCGCGTGATTGAACAACAACGGGAATTTGACCAGGTCTGGAAAGATATTGAAAAAGAGATGGAAGCACAGCACATCTTCCTGCGTACCGAAAAACAACTGAACCGGGAGCAGCAGAAATTTGTGCAGAACTACTTCAATGAACAGGTACGGACCAATATCATCCCCCTGATGATTGAAAGTATCCAGCAGTTTCCTATTCTCCGCGATAAATCCATCTACCTGGCTATTGTACTGGCCAGGCAGGATAATTCCGTAAGACAGAAATTTGCGTTGATTGAGATCCCGGCCAACGTGCTGCCCCGCTTTATCATTCTCCCGTCGAAACCCGGGGAACACGATTTGATTTTGCTCGAAGACCTTATCCGCTTCTGTCTTCCTAATATCTTCTACTATTTCGGGTACGATAAATTTTCAGCGCATATCATCAAAGTAACGCGAGATGCGGAACTGGATATCGATAATGATATCTCCGACAGCCTCATTCATCAGATCGAAAAAGGGCTGAAAGACCGGCGCAAGGGCAAACCAGTGCGCTTCGTATATGATAAGGAAATTGATCCGCTGCTGCTGGAATACCTGATGCGCCGCCAGGGCTTATCAGGGAAAGACAACCTGATTCCCGGGGCACGTATCCATAACTTCAAGGATTTTATGGACTTCCCCGAGTCTATCTTTCCACCACATACCCATCGGAAAACATTTATACATCCGCTGTTCATGAACGCTCCCAGCGTGATGCACGTGATACAGCGCCAGGATGTAATGCTGCACTTCCCCTACCATTCGTTCGATACCATTATTGATCTGCTCCGGGAAGCTGCCATCGATCCTAATGTCTCTTCAATAAAAATAACAGCGTATAGGCTTGCCCGTAATTCCAAAATAATCAACGCGCTGATCAACGCTGTGCGCAATGGTAAACAGGTAACAGTAGTGCTGGAGCTGAGAGCCAGGTTTGATGAAGCGGCGAATCTCGACTGGAAATCGCGGCTGGAAGAAGAAGGTGTTAAAGTACTACTGGGTATCCCGAATATGAAAATACACGCCAAACTGTGCGTGATCAAAAAACGGATAGGCACCAAAACCATACAGTGCGGCTTTATCAGCACTGGTAACCTCAATGAGCGCACTGCCAGGGTATATGGAGATCATTGCCTGCTAACTGCCAACAGGGCTATTATTGCAGACATCAATCGCATATTTGCCTACCTGGAAAGTCCACGCCAGGATATCAAGATACTCCAGGGTTGTAAAACAATGCCTGTGAGCCCGTTGAACATGCGGGATACCTTTATGCGACTGATTGACCGGGAAATAAAGAATGCCAGGCATAAAAAGAAAGCAGCCATCACCATCAAAATGAACTCGCTGTCGGATGCCGCACTGATCGGTAAGCTCTATGAAGCCGCCAAAGCGGGTGTTGATATTAAGATGGTTATCAGAGGTATCTGTTGCGCCTATACGGAAAACAAAAAATGGAAGAAGAACATCACAGCGGTTAGCATCGTAGACGAATACCTGGAACATGCCCGTGTATTCATTTTCCATCATGGAGGGCAGGAAAAAGTTTTCATTGCTTCGTGCGACTGGATGATACGCAACCTCGATCACCGCGTGGAAGCTGCAGTACTTATAACGGATCCGGCTATACGTCAGGAGCTGAAAGATATCATGGATATTCAGCTGAGCGGTAATGTAAAAGCGCGTGTTCTCGATAACGAGCAGAAGAACGAATACCGCCGCGACGGCGATAAAAAAATACGGACACAGGTGGAGATATACCGGTACCTGCACGAAAAACAGTACCAGTAA
- the panD gene encoding aspartate 1-decarboxylase produces MQIEILKCKIHRAVVTEANLQYVGSITIDEDLMDAAGLIEYEKVQVLNVNNGERLETYVIKGKRGSGVICMNGPAARLVAPGDIVIIISYATMELEEAKKYTPIAIFPKEGNKL; encoded by the coding sequence ATGCAAATTGAAATTTTAAAGTGTAAGATTCACCGCGCGGTAGTTACGGAAGCCAACCTGCAATACGTTGGAAGTATTACGATTGACGAAGACCTGATGGATGCCGCTGGTTTAATTGAGTACGAAAAAGTCCAGGTACTGAACGTAAATAACGGAGAACGGCTGGAAACTTATGTGATCAAAGGAAAACGTGGTTCCGGCGTAATCTGTATGAATGGTCCGGCTGCCCGCCTTGTTGCCCCGGGCGACATAGTGATCATTATTTCCTATGCCACTATGGAACTTGAGGAAGCCAAGAAATATACACCTATCGCCATTTTCCCTAAAGAAGGGAACAAGCTGTAA
- the panC gene encoding pantoate--beta-alanine ligase — translation MYLFKRSTDLKKHLDLVRKSHKSIGFVPTMGALHNGHLSLIQAAKEKNDVVVCSIFVNPTQFNDPKDFEKYPITAEEDIKKLNDISTDILFLPSVEEMYPEGLKSDLHYDFGNLETVLEGKFRPGHFQGVGRIVHKLLDIVQPDQLFMGQKDLQQCLIVRKLLSLIHSPIKLVVCPTEREKDGLAMSSRNARLSPAARKKATGIYQALLYIRDNFGKGLLFLESAHEAFEMLKKQGFDPEYVEILQAENGDLHSLDQPPGDATVVAAVAAWLDGVRLIDNLVLQGSL, via the coding sequence ATGTATCTATTTAAGCGCAGCACGGACCTGAAGAAGCATCTGGACCTGGTAAGAAAAAGCCACAAAAGCATTGGTTTTGTGCCCACTATGGGAGCCCTCCACAACGGGCATCTGTCACTTATTCAGGCAGCCAAAGAAAAAAATGACGTAGTCGTGTGCAGCATTTTTGTCAATCCAACCCAGTTTAATGATCCTAAGGATTTTGAAAAATATCCCATTACTGCAGAAGAGGATATAAAGAAATTAAATGATATATCAACAGATATACTTTTTTTACCATCCGTAGAAGAGATGTATCCCGAAGGACTGAAAAGTGATCTGCATTACGATTTCGGCAACCTGGAAACAGTGCTCGAAGGCAAATTCCGTCCAGGACATTTCCAGGGGGTTGGCCGCATCGTTCACAAGTTACTGGATATTGTGCAACCTGACCAGCTTTTTATGGGCCAAAAGGATCTTCAGCAGTGCCTCATTGTCAGGAAACTGCTGTCCCTGATCCATTCTCCCATCAAACTGGTGGTTTGTCCCACGGAAAGAGAAAAAGACGGACTGGCCATGAGCAGCCGGAACGCACGCCTCTCTCCCGCCGCCCGGAAAAAAGCCACCGGCATTTACCAGGCGCTGCTGTATATCAGAGATAACTTCGGGAAGGGACTGCTTTTCCTGGAAAGCGCCCATGAGGCATTCGAAATGTTAAAAAAACAAGGCTTCGATCCGGAATACGTGGAAATACTGCAGGCGGAGAACGGTGATTTGCACTCCCTCGATCAGCCTCCAGGTGATGCTACCGTAGTGGCAGCCGTGGCAGCCTGGCTCGATGGCGTACGTCTGATCGACAATCTGGTATTACAGGGCAGCCTCTGA
- a CDS encoding lysylphosphatidylglycerol synthase transmembrane domain-containing protein: MPKTLKNVLKFICFFGIGLLLIWLFTKDITAAQWQQINAAFRRGNYWLLIPTMSIGVASHWFRAVRWKLLMKPMGYQPSTLNTFFAVMVGYLANLAVPRLGEVTRCGILAQYEKVPADKLVGTMIAERAVDLICLILLMVITVVIQLDVLGAYVHDSILLPLSAKIAHANGMQLLIGIGGLAVVLLVLLWLLKKFAASKVAITIKSLARGIMEGILSIGKMERKGWFLLHTVLIWCCYLSQVYIGFFCLNETNHLGVSAALAVLMIGSVGMIVTPGGIGAYQPLVQKTLELYGIPYTIGFAFGWIIWVAQTALVILLGFVSLVALPVFNKKRIAEEGIKN, translated from the coding sequence ATGCCCAAAACGCTTAAGAACGTCTTGAAGTTTATTTGCTTTTTTGGCATTGGGTTGTTGTTGATCTGGTTATTTACGAAAGATATTACCGCTGCCCAATGGCAGCAGATCAACGCTGCTTTTCGCAGGGGTAACTACTGGTTGCTGATACCCACTATGAGTATCGGAGTAGCCAGCCACTGGTTCAGGGCTGTACGATGGAAGCTCCTGATGAAACCAATGGGTTACCAACCATCCACGCTGAATACCTTTTTTGCCGTAATGGTGGGCTATCTGGCCAACCTGGCAGTGCCTCGCCTGGGAGAAGTGACCCGCTGCGGTATATTGGCACAATACGAAAAAGTACCTGCCGACAAACTTGTAGGTACCATGATCGCCGAAAGAGCAGTAGATCTGATCTGCCTCATCCTTCTTATGGTAATCACTGTGGTGATCCAGCTCGACGTGCTGGGCGCCTATGTACACGATTCCATCCTCCTGCCGCTATCGGCCAAAATTGCCCATGCCAACGGTATGCAATTGCTTATAGGCATCGGAGGGCTGGCCGTTGTACTGCTGGTACTGCTTTGGCTATTGAAAAAATTTGCTGCTTCTAAAGTGGCAATTACCATTAAAAGTCTTGCCCGCGGTATCATGGAAGGCATTCTTTCCATCGGTAAAATGGAAAGGAAAGGATGGTTCCTGCTGCATACAGTTCTCATCTGGTGCTGCTATCTCTCACAGGTCTATATCGGCTTCTTCTGCCTGAACGAAACCAATCACCTCGGTGTCAGCGCGGCCCTTGCCGTGTTGATGATCGGTAGTGTAGGCATGATCGTTACCCCCGGCGGTATCGGCGCCTATCAGCCACTGGTGCAGAAAACCCTTGAACTATATGGCATCCCCTATACCATCGGTTTTGCCTTTGGCTGGATCATCTGGGTTGCTCAAACCGCATTGGTGATATTGCTGGGTTTTGTAAGCCTGGTAGCATTGCCGGTGTTCAATAAGAAGAGAATTGCGGAAGAAGGTATTAAGAATTAA
- a CDS encoding glycogen/starch synthase, protein MSTKKRILFIAQEMSPYLELSEYAAMVNKMAIKSNEAGLEVRVIMPRFGIINERRHRLHEVVRLSGINIVIDGDDYPLIIKVASLPNARLQVYFLDNEDYFKRKTVFADENEEFFDDNAARAVFFCKGALETVKKFGWPPDIVHCSGWMTSLIPMYLKTAYKKEPVFANSKIIYSLTPNTFKEKLGTSFVKKATISNQIKEKDMELFKEGSNTALNRGAARYADAVVLAGEKLEKKVVDEVKAEKGKIILPFKKDNEDLGDYLQLYNQLLGK, encoded by the coding sequence ATGTCCACAAAGAAAAGAATTCTTTTTATTGCCCAAGAGATGTCGCCGTACCTGGAATTGAGTGAATACGCGGCCATGGTCAATAAAATGGCAATTAAATCCAATGAGGCTGGCCTGGAAGTGAGAGTGATCATGCCAAGATTTGGAATTATTAATGAGAGGAGACATCGTTTGCACGAGGTCGTTAGATTGTCAGGTATTAACATTGTGATCGACGGGGATGATTACCCATTGATTATCAAGGTGGCCTCACTTCCGAACGCCCGTTTACAGGTGTACTTCCTGGATAATGAAGATTATTTTAAGCGTAAAACTGTATTTGCAGACGAGAACGAAGAGTTTTTTGACGACAATGCAGCGAGAGCGGTGTTCTTCTGTAAAGGTGCGCTGGAAACTGTGAAAAAGTTCGGATGGCCTCCGGACATCGTTCATTGTAGCGGCTGGATGACCTCTTTGATCCCGATGTATCTGAAAACCGCCTATAAGAAGGAGCCGGTTTTTGCGAACTCAAAGATCATTTATTCGCTGACTCCCAATACTTTCAAGGAAAAATTAGGCACCAGCTTTGTTAAGAAAGCCACCATCAGTAACCAGATCAAGGAAAAGGATATGGAGCTGTTCAAGGAAGGTTCCAATACTGCTTTGAACAGAGGGGCTGCCAGGTATGCAGATGCTGTGGTGCTGGCAGGGGAAAAACTGGAGAAGAAAGTGGTGGATGAAGTAAAGGCGGAAAAGGGCAAGATTATTTTGCCATTCAAAAAAGATAACGAAGATCTGGGGGATTACCTGCAACTGTATAATCAGTTGTTGGGTAAATAG
- a CDS encoding DUF4270 family protein yields the protein MKINFRKLSIFATYITLLYGAASCNKSTILGGGLIPSGDLVNAKDTTLTGIIANNILRYDSTVRNGRSTYAKILGSVTTDPVFGRTHAFVYTQVALPKSAFTFDGTGQTLDSVVLSLAYTGYTGDSSAPQTFRVYRMSEPNFKIDSNYAYNRALQYNPGELLGTATVTPLSLRDSVSVYGTKETAQLRIKLSNAFGNDLLNQKSDGAFTNDSAFRVYLKGFAIVPDTTLGTNRNMIYLNLNSGNTKLTVFYKNSTKDSLRATMTFDQYNSAHANYFVRNYNGSQAAPFVNSGNPKGDSILFLNAAPGLYTKLMIPGLENFPNVMINKAELVITQITSGMNDMNNIFAPPGSLSLQQYINGTTDSTRIPADYYTAGGASFFGGTKKVITNFGGIQVVQYTFNLANTVQRLIKKVDENHGFKLEAYSPLYMDMNRVKVGGSNLSQYNIKLRIIYTKP from the coding sequence GTGAAGATCAATTTCAGGAAACTTAGCATCTTTGCTACCTATATTACTCTACTGTATGGAGCGGCCAGCTGTAATAAATCAACTATCCTGGGGGGCGGACTAATCCCGTCGGGCGACCTTGTCAATGCAAAGGACACGACCCTCACAGGTATCATTGCCAACAATATTCTCCGCTATGATTCTACTGTCAGAAACGGAAGAAGCACTTACGCCAAAATATTGGGGTCTGTTACTACTGATCCGGTTTTTGGTAGGACCCATGCTTTCGTGTACACACAGGTAGCACTGCCAAAAAGTGCCTTTACTTTTGATGGCACCGGCCAGACACTCGACTCAGTGGTATTATCGCTCGCCTACACCGGTTATACCGGAGATTCATCGGCACCACAGACTTTCCGTGTTTACCGCATGTCGGAACCTAATTTCAAGATCGATTCCAACTACGCCTATAACAGGGCGTTGCAATACAACCCGGGAGAACTGTTGGGTACTGCCACGGTAACCCCACTGTCGCTCCGCGACTCTGTCAGTGTTTACGGCACCAAAGAAACCGCTCAGCTGCGTATCAAACTGAGCAACGCCTTTGGTAACGATCTGCTGAACCAGAAATCCGATGGGGCTTTTACCAACGACTCTGCATTCAGGGTTTATCTGAAAGGGTTTGCCATTGTGCCGGATACCACGCTGGGTACCAATCGCAACATGATATACCTGAACCTCAACAGCGGCAATACCAAACTGACTGTTTTCTATAAGAATTCTACAAAGGATTCGCTGAGGGCTACGATGACATTTGATCAGTATAACAGTGCCCATGCGAACTACTTTGTACGTAACTATAACGGTTCACAGGCAGCCCCCTTTGTTAATTCCGGCAACCCCAAAGGCGACAGTATCCTGTTCCTCAATGCGGCTCCGGGATTGTATACCAAACTCATGATTCCGGGATTGGAAAATTTTCCTAATGTGATGATTAACAAGGCAGAACTGGTGATCACACAAATTACTTCCGGAATGAACGATATGAATAATATCTTTGCTCCGCCAGGAAGCTTATCTTTACAACAATACATCAATGGTACCACCGATTCCACCAGAATACCGGCCGACTACTACACTGCAGGTGGCGCCAGTTTCTTCGGAGGCACTAAGAAAGTGATCACTAATTTCGGAGGGATCCAGGTTGTTCAGTATACCTTTAACCTTGCCAACACCGTTCAACGGCTGATCAAGAAAGTGGACGAGAACCACGGTTTTAAACTTGAAGCTTATTCTCCGCTCTACATGGATATGAATCGTGTGAAAGTAGGCGGTAGTAATCTGTCGCAGTATAATATCAAACTAAGAATTATTTATACAAAACCTTAA
- a CDS encoding exopolyphosphatase, with the protein MKLAAIDIGSNAARLLISEASPNSAGVMDFTKINLVRVPLRLGFDVFNHNFISEKRANHLIQTIKAYKLLLDVYEVKYLKACATSAMRDAANSVEILQEVRSQTGIDIRIITGQEEASFIYENHVAEHMDKTKSYLYIDVGGGSTELTLFSNGLQIFKESFNIGTIRLLQQQVTDAHWQQMKDFLKQQLRGISFVTAIGSGGNINKIFSLSKRKEGKPLSLETLKDYYKEFSNFTVEERIHLYNLREDRADVIVPALQIYVNVMRWSDITEIYVPKIGLADGLIHALYEEIANTRQ; encoded by the coding sequence ATGAAATTAGCTGCGATCGACATAGGTTCAAATGCTGCCAGATTACTTATTTCAGAGGCATCTCCGAACAGTGCAGGCGTAATGGACTTTACCAAAATCAACCTGGTAAGAGTGCCATTGCGCCTCGGTTTCGATGTATTCAACCATAATTTCATTTCCGAAAAAAGGGCTAACCATCTCATTCAAACCATCAAGGCCTATAAACTGCTGCTGGATGTATACGAGGTAAAGTACCTGAAAGCCTGCGCCACCTCTGCCATGCGCGACGCCGCCAACAGCGTGGAGATATTGCAGGAAGTACGGAGCCAGACGGGTATCGATATCCGGATCATCACAGGCCAGGAAGAGGCTTCCTTCATCTACGAAAATCATGTGGCAGAACACATGGATAAGACCAAATCCTACCTCTACATTGATGTAGGCGGCGGTAGCACGGAATTAACCCTTTTCAGTAATGGCCTTCAGATCTTCAAAGAATCGTTTAACATCGGAACCATCCGTTTGCTGCAGCAACAGGTAACAGATGCGCACTGGCAGCAAATGAAAGATTTCCTGAAGCAGCAATTGCGGGGTATCAGCTTTGTGACTGCTATCGGCTCCGGTGGTAATATCAACAAAATATTTTCCCTTTCCAAACGTAAGGAAGGTAAACCTCTATCGCTTGAAACGCTGAAAGACTACTACAAAGAATTCAGCAACTTTACAGTAGAAGAGCGTATCCATTTGTATAATCTCCGGGAAGACCGGGCCGACGTGATCGTACCTGCCTTGCAGATATATGTGAACGTTATGCGGTGGTCGGACATTACGGAGATATATGTTCCCAAGATTGGTTTGGCCGACGGCCTTATCCACGCACTCTACGAGGAAATTGCCAACACCCGGCAATAG